GCTGACACGGTCATCTGAAAAACCCGTACCCGTTACATCAGTGGTACCGTCATAGATCTTGGAATCTGCATCAAAATCACTCAAGTTAAGGGTACGAGCGCCAATGCTGAGTTCTCCGTCCTCAAAGGTGATCTCATAGTTATCGCTGGTAAAACCTTCAGGGGTGATCGTATATTCACCCACATCGGTGGCGTCAACGGCATCGCCGCTAAAATCAAGACTTCCGTCCAGATCGGTTTCATCATCACCCGATACAAACCCCGTATAGGTTACGGTAAAACCAGTATAGGGATCTCCGTCATAGGTCTTGCTTTTATCATCCGCCTCTACGGTTAAGGGAGCGGGGGTTATATTCGCTGTGGCCGTGGGAGCACCATCAAGATCAAGTGTATATGCAGCTGCGTCAGTACCAGCTAAATCTGCACTAACAATGGTCACCATAATGTCATTACCTACATCTGAAGAGGCAAACTCTATGACAATATTAGAAAGGGACACATCATCTTCATCCATTTGTGACTCACCTATATCTTCCCAGTAGGCAGTATCATCTGGCGGAGGGTCGCTACTCCATCGATCATTCTCCAGAAATGCATAATCCCTGCCGTTATAAGAAACGGTATCAGTATCGTAATATTGCTGGGCCATCCACGTAGGGTACATC
This Chitinivibrio alkaliphilus ACht1 DNA region includes the following protein-coding sequences:
- a CDS encoding MBG domain-containing protein, which produces MERKKNSLFLIPLFIFVISLPVLADYPQWVTGSYNPGDTVTYDGGIYAWRVPHQDWSDVPPPNDSDKWEFVAGASYDLAVGGSFSVVDKEYDGAVAANFDENNLYLNGVQGSLMYPTWMAQQYYDTDTVSYNGRDYAFLENDRWSSDPPPDDTAYWEDIGESQMDEDDVSLSNIVIEFASSDVGNDIMVTIVSADLAGTDAAAYTLDLDGAPTATANITPAPLTVEADDKSKTYDGDPYTGFTVTYTGFVSGDDETDLDGSLDFSGDAVDATDVGEYTITPEGFTSDNYEITFEDGELSIGARTLNLSDFDADSKIYDGTTDVTGTGFSDDRVS